A DNA window from Planctomycetota bacterium contains the following coding sequences:
- a CDS encoding DJ-1/PfpI family protein — protein MTFGIIIFPQAEELDFVGPWEMLAMWHQVAEGPKCLVVAEHAAPITCAKGLSINPHVSFDECPPLDYLLVPGGQGTRTEVTNATLLDFVATRGKACKAVLSVCTGSFVLHAAGLLAGKKATTHWGSLDRLRALGNVTVVEERFVRDGNVWTAAGVSAGIDLTLAFIAAVAGEEAAAKVQFESEYYPSTKRYGTIHNTHPSAPAYTKDA, from the coding sequence ATGACCTTCGGAATAATCATCTTTCCCCAGGCCGAGGAACTCGACTTTGTTGGGCCCTGGGAGATGCTCGCGATGTGGCACCAGGTCGCAGAGGGACCGAAGTGCCTCGTGGTAGCGGAGCACGCGGCGCCGATCACATGCGCCAAGGGACTTTCCATCAATCCGCACGTGTCGTTCGATGAGTGCCCACCGCTTGACTACCTGCTTGTGCCGGGCGGCCAGGGAACACGGACCGAGGTCACCAACGCCACGCTCCTTGACTTTGTGGCCACGCGCGGCAAGGCTTGCAAAGCGGTGCTCTCGGTCTGCACCGGCTCCTTCGTCCTGCATGCCGCGGGTCTCCTCGCCGGCAAGAAGGCGACAACGCATTGGGGTTCTCTTGATCGACTGCGGGCGCTTGGGAACGTGACGGTCGTCGAGGAGCGCTTCGTCCGAGATGGAAACGTTTGGACAGCGGCGGGCGTCTCCGCGGGCATCGACCTTACCCTGGCATTCATTGCTGCGGTCGCGGGTGAAGAAGCTGCCGCAAAAGTCCAGTTTGAATCCGAGTACTACCCGTCCACCAAGCGGTACGGGACGATCCACAACACGCACCCATCGGCGCCGGCCTACACCAAGGACGCCTAG
- a CDS encoding DUF6404 family protein produces the protein MNTNAKRDAALRLLAATGMRRSNYAPPLTRLLWRLGFDAPPPHLGTFLGNAILMGVFFGVGWGVLFGLEMSWWYHRWMQLDILGIAAVAAGVLFGLCMASIYSYGKLKHGLPSWQDFNPADGPSESLPNSR, from the coding sequence ATGAATACGAATGCAAAACGCGATGCAGCACTCCGGCTTCTCGCCGCAACTGGCATGCGGCGCAGCAATTACGCTCCGCCGCTGACACGGCTCCTATGGCGTCTTGGCTTCGACGCGCCGCCTCCACACTTGGGAACATTTTTGGGAAACGCGATTCTCATGGGTGTGTTCTTCGGAGTTGGTTGGGGCGTGTTGTTTGGGTTGGAAATGAGTTGGTGGTATCACCGATGGATGCAACTTGACATCCTTGGAATCGCAGCAGTAGCCGCGGGCGTCCTGTTTGGTCTCTGCATGGCCAGTATTTACTCATACGGCAAGCTCAAGCATGGTTTGCCGTCATGGCAGGATTTCAATCCCGCCGATGGTCCTTCCGAATCATTACCCAACAGCAGATAA
- a CDS encoding Ohr family peroxiredoxin, translating to MAILATETASATAGRAGKATSPDGKINLTLSPPGSNGPGTNPEQLFAAGYSACFGGAIGAAAGLAKVPLQPHDIKVTATVNLNKEDSGFFIDVTLNAELNGVDQAKTEALVAKAHEICPYSKATRGNVEVKLKANGKSLMQTA from the coding sequence ATGGCCATACTCGCAACAGAAACCGCCAGCGCCACCGCAGGTCGCGCCGGCAAAGCCACCAGTCCCGACGGCAAGATCAACCTCACGCTTTCCCCGCCCGGATCCAACGGACCCGGCACCAACCCGGAGCAGTTGTTCGCGGCCGGATACTCGGCGTGCTTTGGCGGCGCGATCGGTGCGGCGGCGGGCCTGGCGAAGGTTCCACTTCAACCCCACGACATCAAGGTGACCGCGACCGTGAATCTCAACAAGGAAGACAGCGGATTTTTCATTGACGTGACGCTGAACGCCGAGTTGAACGGCGTCGATCAGGCGAAGACCGAGGCGCTGGTCGCCAAGGCGCACGAAATCTGCCCCTACTCCAAGGCGACCCGCGGCAACGTCGAGGTGAAGCTGAAGGCGAATGGCAAGTCGCTGATGCAGACGGCGTAG
- a CDS encoding DUF1801 domain-containing protein, protein MSSPKFKTVEEYLASVDPTKAKTLKSVIDFILGEFPKLESKIAWNVPMIHRNGEYIVGVCAYKNHLTFAPWSPHVLKDFKARLGKFVVMANCFQVPVDWKFDRKLVKDLVRARLAELD, encoded by the coding sequence ATGAGTTCCCCAAAATTCAAAACCGTCGAAGAGTATTTGGCCTCGGTGGACCCGACGAAAGCCAAGACCCTCAAGTCCGTGATTGATTTCATCCTTGGCGAATTTCCCAAGCTGGAGTCCAAGATCGCCTGGAACGTGCCGATGATCCACCGGAACGGCGAGTACATCGTCGGCGTGTGCGCCTACAAGAACCACCTGACCTTTGCGCCGTGGAGCCCTCATGTCCTGAAGGACTTCAAGGCGCGGCTGGGGAAATTTGTCGTCATGGCGAACTGCTTTCAGGTACCGGTCGACTGGAAATTCGATCGAAAGCTGGTGAAGGATCTGGTCCGTGCCCGGCTCGCCGAGCTCGATTAG
- a CDS encoding DUF433 domain-containing protein, with translation MVSDVIQVDSNVLGGTPVFQGTRVPIQNLFDYIEGNETIDEFLTDFPTVTKDQVMQLLEQHKTITEI, from the coding sequence ATCGTGAGCGATGTCATCCAAGTTGACTCCAATGTTCTTGGCGGAACCCCGGTTTTTCAGGGGACTCGTGTTCCTATTCAAAACCTCTTCGACTACATCGAAGGGAACGAGACCATCGACGAGTTCCTGACCGATTTTCCAACGGTCACCAAAGATCAGGTGATGCAACTTCTCGAGCAGCATAAAACCATCACTGAAATCTGA
- a CDS encoding isoprenylcysteine carboxylmethyltransferase family protein — protein sequence MNPWFAKAAVLAASIVLVVIRAPHGQRSRGVKVVTHRKGTQEVILLTLAWLGFFVPLIWVASPAFAFAEYPLSPGPFVGGVVCFAIGLWLFHRSHADLGTNWSVTLQVREHHQLITQGVYRRIRHPMYTAIFLYSIGQALVLPNWIAGPSYLVTFGILFAFRLREEERMMLDEFGEPYAAYMAKTKRLVPGVW from the coding sequence ATGAATCCCTGGTTTGCCAAGGCGGCGGTTCTTGCCGCCAGCATCGTGCTTGTGGTCATTCGGGCTCCGCATGGCCAGCGCAGCCGCGGCGTGAAGGTCGTGACACATCGCAAGGGCACACAGGAAGTGATCTTGCTCACTCTCGCGTGGCTTGGCTTTTTCGTTCCGCTGATATGGGTGGCATCGCCCGCGTTTGCGTTCGCCGAGTACCCCCTTTCACCGGGGCCGTTCGTCGGTGGAGTCGTGTGTTTCGCAATTGGCCTCTGGCTGTTCCATCGGTCGCATGCTGATCTGGGAACGAACTGGTCGGTCACGCTCCAGGTTCGCGAGCACCATCAACTTATCACCCAGGGCGTCTATCGGCGCATCCGCCACCCGATGTACACGGCGATCTTTCTTTATTCGATCGGCCAGGCGCTGGTCCTGCCGAATTGGATTGCCGGTCCTTCTTACCTGGTCACCTTTGGGATTCTTTTTGCGTTTCGACTCCGCGAAGAGGAACGGATGATGCTCGACGAGTTTGGCGAGCCGTACGCGGCGTACATGGCAAAGACGAAGCGGCTTGTTCCGGGTGTCTGGTGA
- a CDS encoding DinB family protein has translation MDLLDRLLGHDAWTTRQLIERCGELSDEQLDRQFDIGHRSIRATLQHIIFNMEAWSALMAGVEVPSPAVPNHEQSMSHFSKRLDLAADRLAKVARGVSTRGAWDERWLDTLDQPPTEKTYGGAIAHIITHSMHHRAQLRYLLRQLGVKDLPEGDVLTWERQQTTGS, from the coding sequence ATGGATCTTCTGGACCGTCTGCTCGGACACGACGCATGGACGACGCGCCAGTTGATCGAGCGCTGCGGCGAATTGTCAGATGAGCAACTCGACCGTCAATTTGATATCGGGCACCGGTCCATCCGCGCGACTTTGCAGCACATTATCTTCAACATGGAGGCGTGGTCCGCCCTGATGGCGGGCGTGGAAGTGCCGAGTCCGGCCGTGCCGAACCACGAACAATCGATGTCGCATTTCAGCAAGCGACTCGATCTTGCCGCGGATCGGCTCGCGAAAGTCGCCAGAGGCGTTTCCACTCGCGGCGCCTGGGACGAACGCTGGCTGGACACACTGGACCAACCGCCCACCGAGAAGACCTATGGCGGTGCGATCGCTCACATCATCACGCACAGCATGCATCACCGTGCGCAGCTGCGCTACCTGCTGCGGCAGCTTGGAGTCAAGGACCTGCCGGAAGGTGATGTGTTGACCTGGGAACGTCAACAGACGACGGGCTCCTGA
- a CDS encoding DUF2721 domain-containing protein, producing the protein MQFSILLAEIGVSKDGAQAIQLALAPVFLLTGIAGILNVLTGRLSRIIDRGRYLTESPRESLALSPRDCADELRILERRRHLASVAITACTLAALLVCMVVVLIFVEVFFSLPLKWLEGVVFTGSTVALVVGLTYFLREVHFATRNVRIKLKTDTTKPCDSKPASP; encoded by the coding sequence ATGCAGTTTTCCATTCTTCTGGCTGAGATCGGGGTTTCAAAGGACGGCGCCCAGGCCATTCAGCTCGCACTGGCGCCCGTGTTCCTGCTCACGGGCATCGCAGGCATTCTCAATGTGCTGACCGGAAGGCTCAGTCGCATCATCGACCGGGGCCGCTACCTGACGGAATCGCCGCGCGAGAGCCTCGCCCTTTCGCCGCGCGACTGCGCCGACGAGCTTCGCATCCTGGAGCGGCGTCGCCACCTGGCGAGCGTGGCGATCACGGCCTGCACGCTTGCGGCCCTTCTCGTCTGCATGGTGGTCGTTCTGATTTTCGTGGAAGTCTTCTTCAGCCTGCCGCTGAAGTGGCTCGAAGGAGTCGTATTCACAGGCTCGACCGTCGCGCTGGTCGTCGGCCTGACGTATTTTCTTCGCGAAGTGCACTTCGCCACCCGGAATGTGCGCATCAAGTTGAAGACGGACACGACCAAACCATGCGACTCCAAACCTGCATCGCCTTGA
- a CDS encoding MOSC N-terminal beta barrel domain-containing protein, with product MTMKVTEIWRYPVKTMAGEKLQRAAIGPLGIEGDRVVHAEDARSRVITSRTHPRFLGHKGTLDPDGAPLVDGRPWNSPEVAADVVEIVGPDAKLVHYEGSDRFDVLPLLVATDGSIAAFGHDHRRLRPNLVIGGVEGLAEREWPGGCLRIGKVVIGVQDLRLRCVMTSFNPDTLVQDKEITRGIYKRFEGKLALNCFVIEGGEIAVGDAVQLMRGRACDKFAAAFAE from the coding sequence ATGACGATGAAAGTCACAGAAATCTGGAGATATCCGGTCAAGACCATGGCCGGCGAAAAATTGCAACGGGCGGCCATCGGGCCACTCGGCATCGAAGGTGACCGAGTCGTGCACGCGGAGGACGCCCGGTCGAGGGTGATCACCTCGCGCACGCATCCGCGTTTCCTCGGGCACAAGGGAACGCTGGATCCGGATGGCGCGCCGCTCGTGGACGGTCGGCCGTGGAACAGTCCGGAGGTCGCCGCCGATGTCGTGGAGATTGTCGGGCCAGACGCGAAGTTGGTGCACTACGAAGGAAGCGATCGCTTCGACGTGCTGCCGCTGCTGGTGGCCACCGACGGCTCCATCGCGGCCTTCGGCCACGACCATCGCCGCTTGCGGCCCAACCTTGTGATCGGCGGCGTCGAGGGGCTGGCCGAGCGCGAGTGGCCCGGGGGTTGCCTGCGCATCGGCAAGGTCGTCATCGGGGTCCAGGATCTGCGCCTGCGATGCGTCATGACTTCGTTCAACCCCGACACGCTCGTGCAAGACAAGGAAATCACGCGCGGCATCTACAAGAGGTTCGAGGGCAAGCTCGCGCTCAATTGCTTCGTGATCGAAGGCGGCGAGATCGCCGTGGGCGACGCTGTGCAGCTGATGCGCGGCCGCGCCTGCGACAAGTTCGCCGCGGCCTTTGCCGAATAA
- a CDS encoding DUF1697 domain-containing protein has protein sequence MARFVALFRGINVGKAKRVAMVDLRELLESLGYSGARTLLNSGNVVFDGPAGPSAKHAQRIQAAVAKKLGVDALVIVKTDKDVAAIVTGNKLGAIAKDPSRLLVAITNDDKVLASLKRFATTERGSDVVQVGKHAAYAWCANGLLESKVGVALLKDLSQTGTTRNWATVEKLHAMMQCGDKPRIMPPRK, from the coding sequence ATGGCACGATTCGTCGCGTTGTTTCGCGGTATCAATGTCGGAAAGGCCAAGCGCGTGGCCATGGTGGATCTGCGCGAGCTGCTGGAATCGCTCGGCTACAGCGGCGCGCGCACTCTGCTCAACAGCGGCAATGTGGTGTTCGATGGGCCGGCTGGTCCGTCAGCCAAGCACGCTCAACGCATCCAGGCCGCCGTCGCCAAGAAGCTTGGCGTGGACGCGCTGGTGATCGTGAAGACCGACAAGGATGTGGCCGCCATCGTCACTGGCAACAAGCTCGGAGCCATCGCCAAGGATCCGTCGCGTCTGCTGGTGGCCATCACCAACGACGACAAGGTGCTGGCGTCGCTCAAGAGATTCGCCACAACCGAGCGGGGCAGCGACGTGGTTCAAGTCGGCAAGCACGCCGCGTATGCCTGGTGCGCCAACGGGTTGCTGGAGAGCAAAGTCGGCGTCGCGCTGCTAAAGGACCTTTCCCAGACGGGCACCACGCGCAACTGGGCCACGGTCGAGAAGCTTCATGCGATGATGCAATGCGGCGACAAGCCTCGCATCATGCCGCCCAGAAAGTGA
- a CDS encoding class I SAM-dependent methyltransferase, translating into MSSTPARRGAYGIDAPIAPLLLILFGTCLLALSVWGLWGDDDAATQHSRFKTVAMGLEGLLLLLFAGIYIYFTRAGKFAVWAELLDRLELNGDERLLDIGCGRGAVLLMAAQRLPRGQAVGVDIWSKMDQSGNADQVTRRNAVLEGVSDRVELRTADMRTLPFDDGSFDVVVSSLAIHNVPGSDGRAQALREAARVLKPGGKLMIADIRMRSRAYASELEACGLEISESRPLGVRFWYAFALRVVAATKP; encoded by the coding sequence ATGAGTTCCACCCCAGCTCGTCGCGGCGCCTACGGCATTGACGCACCAATCGCTCCGCTCCTATTGATCCTTTTCGGCACCTGCCTGCTCGCTCTATCGGTGTGGGGGCTGTGGGGCGATGATGACGCGGCGACGCAGCACTCCCGGTTCAAGACCGTCGCGATGGGCCTGGAGGGACTCTTGCTGCTTCTCTTCGCGGGCATCTACATCTACTTCACCCGCGCGGGCAAATTTGCCGTCTGGGCTGAGTTGCTCGATCGGCTCGAGCTCAATGGTGACGAACGGTTGCTCGACATCGGCTGCGGCCGCGGCGCAGTGCTGCTGATGGCGGCCCAGCGCCTGCCCCGTGGACAGGCCGTCGGCGTGGACATCTGGAGCAAGATGGATCAATCGGGCAATGCCGATCAGGTCACCCGCCGCAACGCGGTTCTCGAAGGCGTGTCCGATCGGGTCGAGCTTCGCACCGCCGACATGCGCACGCTGCCCTTCGACGACGGCTCGTTCGACGTGGTGGTCAGCTCGCTGGCGATTCACAACGTGCCCGGCTCCGATGGTCGCGCACAGGCACTGCGCGAAGCGGCCCGGGTGCTCAAGCCGGGCGGCAAGCTGATGATCGCCGACATCCGAATGCGCTCGCGCGCGTATGCCAGCGAGCTGGAGGCCTGCGGGTTGGAGATCTCCGAAAGCCGACCGCTTGGCGTTCGCTTCTGGTACGCCTTCGCGCTTCGCGTGGTGGCCGCGACCAAGCCGTAG
- a CDS encoding VOC family protein: protein MLLGLRTAIYPVNDITKAKLWYEKVLGAKPYFDEPFYVGFSVGGFELGLIPDGTPGTSGPRPLWGVQSAEAELTRLLSLGATDLEPVLDVGGGIKVAAVKDPFGNRLGIIENPHFKASEVR, encoded by the coding sequence ATGCTTCTAGGTCTGCGAACCGCCATCTATCCGGTCAATGACATCACGAAGGCCAAACTCTGGTACGAGAAGGTGCTCGGAGCCAAGCCATACTTTGACGAGCCCTTCTATGTCGGATTTTCCGTCGGCGGTTTTGAACTGGGTCTGATTCCCGACGGCACGCCGGGCACCAGCGGCCCCAGGCCTTTGTGGGGAGTGCAAAGCGCAGAAGCTGAGCTCACGCGACTTCTCTCGCTCGGTGCGACGGATCTGGAGCCGGTGCTCGATGTCGGCGGAGGCATCAAGGTCGCGGCCGTCAAGGATCCCTTCGGCAATCGGCTGGGCATCATCGAGAATCCGCACTTCAAGGCGTCGGAGGTTCGTTGA
- a CDS encoding DUF2442 domain-containing protein, translating to MLPQLREAQYRRDYRIWLKFANGVEGEVELESELWGEVFEPLKDKARFVEFVLNNELGTIVWPNGADFAPEFLYQKLRPDYSLKPTRKNGMA from the coding sequence ATGCTGCCACAATTGCGAGAAGCCCAATACCGGCGCGACTACCGCATTTGGCTGAAGTTCGCCAATGGCGTGGAAGGCGAGGTCGAACTTGAAAGCGAACTGTGGGGCGAAGTGTTCGAGCCATTGAAAGACAAGGCTCGATTCGTGGAGTTCGTGCTGAACAACGAACTCGGGACTATTGTTTGGCCCAACGGCGCCGATTTCGCGCCAGAGTTTCTCTATCAGAAATTGCGTCCCGACTACTCTCTCAAACCGACGCGAAAGAATGGCATGGCTTAG
- a CDS encoding dihydrofolate reductase family protein yields MRKLTVFEHITLDGVIQAAGGPDEDTSDGFSLGGWAAPYSDEVIEAALRKKMTMPFDVLLGRKTFEAWAAYWPHHAEYWPEIIKATKYVASNTLTSHEWKPSVFLNRDIKEKVAKLKQQQGPDLHVWGSGNFVQTLIKHDLVDAFWLMIYPITLGDGKRLFAKGTIPAAFKVTESIVGSNGVIVMNYERAGAVTTGICGPPTD; encoded by the coding sequence ATGAGAAAACTCACTGTGTTCGAACACATCACCCTTGATGGCGTCATTCAGGCCGCAGGCGGACCTGACGAGGACACCAGCGACGGCTTCTCCCTTGGCGGATGGGCGGCGCCCTATTCCGACGAGGTCATTGAAGCGGCCCTGCGAAAGAAGATGACGATGCCGTTCGACGTGTTGCTGGGGCGCAAGACCTTCGAGGCGTGGGCGGCCTACTGGCCGCATCATGCTGAATACTGGCCGGAAATCATCAAGGCAACCAAGTACGTCGCCTCGAACACCTTGACTTCCCACGAATGGAAGCCCTCCGTGTTTTTGAATAGAGACATCAAGGAGAAAGTCGCCAAGCTCAAGCAGCAGCAAGGACCCGATCTGCATGTGTGGGGAAGCGGCAACTTTGTTCAGACGCTCATCAAGCATGATCTGGTCGACGCGTTCTGGCTGATGATCTATCCGATCACGCTGGGCGATGGGAAGCGGCTCTTTGCCAAAGGCACGATTCCGGCGGCGTTCAAGGTGACGGAAAGCATCGTTGGTTCGAATGGCGTGATTGTCATGAACTACGAGCGTGCCGGCGCCGTCACGACCGGAATTTGTGGCCCGCCAACGGATTAA
- a CDS encoding TIGR03067 domain-containing protein, translating into MKYLFPICIAVVASLSACSGGDHEVLYHIQGNWKPVTAELAGQPLPEAVLKTISLKLEKGNYDVLAGGKPDKGTYTIDLSTNPWSMSVTGTEGPNVGKTFPAIFEFNGGTLRVCYDLSGAMRPTEFKSLKDTKLYLVTYKRP; encoded by the coding sequence ATGAAATATCTCTTCCCCATTTGCATCGCTGTTGTCGCTTCATTGAGTGCGTGCTCGGGCGGTGACCATGAAGTGCTTTACCACATTCAGGGAAATTGGAAACCCGTCACGGCTGAGTTGGCCGGACAGCCCTTGCCCGAGGCGGTGCTTAAGACAATCAGCTTGAAGTTGGAAAAGGGCAATTACGACGTGCTCGCGGGCGGAAAGCCGGACAAGGGCACCTACACGATCGATCTCTCAACTAATCCCTGGAGCATGAGCGTCACCGGCACGGAGGGGCCGAATGTCGGCAAAACTTTTCCTGCGATCTTCGAATTCAACGGCGGCACGCTTCGCGTCTGCTACGACCTGTCCGGCGCAATGCGGCCGACGGAGTTCAAGAGCCTCAAGGACACGAAGCTTTACCTCGTGACCTACAAGCGCCCGTAG
- a CDS encoding DUF2283 domain-containing protein: protein MKIIHFEDTDTLYIQLKDEKPSQTKELNENVMLELDAQGKVIALTIEHVKQGSGKLDFSYETEAA, encoded by the coding sequence ATGAAGATCATCCATTTCGAAGACACAGACACCCTCTACATCCAACTGAAGGATGAGAAGCCATCGCAGACCAAGGAACTCAATGAGAATGTGATGTTGGAGCTGGACGCACAGGGCAAGGTCATCGCTCTGACCATCGAGCATGTGAAACAAGGAAGCGGCAAGCTGGATTTTTCATACGAGACAGAGGCCGCTTAA
- a CDS encoding SHOCT domain-containing protein, whose protein sequence is MAPNTYYLSRVDQAGVFGNAESMTSDVLGEATQFAQQRGKVAIPITLKTSPSWPGHFATVQYQFRLVDKDSPEAQKAALLPVPNVRIETPPAAVPPNQSKDVYAELIKLDDLRKRGVLTEAEFEAQKKKLLEDN, encoded by the coding sequence GTGGCGCCAAACACGTACTACTTGAGCCGCGTCGACCAAGCCGGGGTCTTTGGCAACGCGGAATCAATGACATCCGATGTATTGGGGGAAGCAACCCAGTTTGCTCAACAACGTGGCAAGGTTGCCATTCCAATTACGTTGAAAACGTCTCCATCCTGGCCGGGACACTTTGCAACTGTTCAGTATCAGTTCCGCCTGGTTGACAAAGACTCTCCCGAGGCACAAAAGGCGGCGTTGTTACCAGTGCCGAATGTGCGAATTGAGACTCCGCCAGCCGCGGTACCCCCCAACCAGAGCAAAGATGTCTACGCCGAACTTATAAAACTTGACGATCTTCGCAAGCGAGGCGTGTTGACCGAAGCTGAGTTCGAAGCCCAAAAGAAAAAGCTTCTTGAGGACAACTAA
- a CDS encoding YdeI/OmpD-associated family protein — MNKRSTLPPSSVEPEPKVPTAFRTALAAAPKAKAQWKDLTPIARRDFVTWMESAKQSETRTRRIEKACSMLAAGKRRPCCYSIVSFDLFTALAAAPKAKAHWSDLTPNERRDFIAWMDSDKEPEKHRRRIEKACGMLAAGKRRP, encoded by the coding sequence ATGAACAAGCGATCCACACTGCCACCGTCGTCGGTTGAGCCGGAGCCAAAAGTGCCGACGGCATTTCGCACGGCACTCGCGGCTGCCCCGAAGGCGAAGGCCCAGTGGAAGGACCTCACACCGATTGCGCGGCGGGATTTTGTGACCTGGATGGAGTCGGCCAAGCAATCCGAGACTCGCACGCGCCGGATCGAGAAGGCCTGCTCGATGCTTGCTGCCGGAAAGCGCCGCCCCTGCTGCTATTCCATCGTGTCCTTTGATCTTTTCACCGCCCTCGCGGCCGCCCCCAAGGCGAAAGCCCATTGGAGCGATCTCACGCCGAATGAGCGGCGGGACTTCATCGCTTGGATGGACTCGGACAAGGAACCGGAGAAACACCGACGCCGGATCGAGAAGGCCTGCGGCATGCTTGCGGCCGGAAAGCGACGCCCCTGA